In the genome of Colletes latitarsis isolate SP2378_abdomen chromosome 9, iyColLati1, whole genome shotgun sequence, one region contains:
- the LOC143345602 gene encoding SAC3 domain-containing protein 1 produces MTDIIQGTCLLMCPEKERWMREKEGLLHRFEIDESTKANKRPKADPMKTVKCFGRPAAGLVMTDPDQLRPAPVLLSTIRYLFTRIATRSDVDWIIVYDFIFDRLRAVRQDVAIQRIDIFTSIRIFELIVRFLVYSAQRLCDRSIYEFNPKINYQHLSECITHLLVLYDDNDLNDKGDCLELDRCMEKLSLNDNRQQMEALYILLNMGNVEALRRALNLPSNLRKSSDVQLSMKISFAWYLKNYARVCSLIQQLSPLLACAAITNLQIIRKTALQIMSSGYNSKVLTFPGLKLQEILLYKDIEKVRADCELFGLTFTEQNILFQKTNFKNEVQSTNPEMYYTHQSLHNFLPQILLKSM; encoded by the exons ATGACTGATATTATACAAGGAACGTGTTTGTTAATGTGCCCAGAGAAGGAACGTTGGAT GAGAGAGAAAGAAGGTTTGCTACATAGATTCGAAATCGACGAGAGCACGAAGGCGAATAAACGACCGAAGGCCGATCCGATGAAAACTGTAAAATGTTTTGGTCGTCCAGCTGCCGGGTTAGTTATGACCGATCCCGATCAACTGCGTCCTGCACCCGTGTTGCTATCAACGATTAGATACTTGTTCACCAG AATAGCTACGCGATCCGACGTCGATTGGATAATAGTATACGATTTTATCTTCGACCGTTTGAGAGCGGTCAGACAAGACGTTGCGATTCAAAGGATTGATATTTTTACGAGTATTCGGATCTTCGAACTGATCGTTCGATTTTTAGTTTATTCTGCGCAAAG ATTATGCGATCGAAGTATCTACGAATTTAATCCAAAAATAAACTACCAACACCTTTCTGAATGCATAACTCATCTGCTAGTCCTATATGATGACAATGATTTGAACGACAAAGGAGATTGCCTAGAACTTGATAGATGTATGGAGAAGTTGAGCTTGAATGATAATCGTCAGCAAATGGAAGCATTGTACATTCTTTTAAATATGGGTAATGTTGAAGCTTTAAGAAGAGCATTAAATCTCCCGAGCAATTTAAG AAAATCGTCGGACGTTCAATTATCAATGAAAATATCGTTCGCCTGGTACTTAAAAAATTACGCGCGTGTTTGCTCGTTGATTCAACAACTTTCTCCCTTGCTTGCCTGTGCGGCTATAACCAACTTACAAATCATAAGAAA AACAGCATTGCAAATAATGAGCTCAGGATATAATAGCAAAGTATTGACATTCCCGGGATTGAAATTACAAGAGATTCTATTGTATAAAGACATAGAAAAAGTTCGGGCAGATTGCGAGCTATTCGGACTCACGTTTACCGAGCAAAATATTCTATTTCAAAAAACGAATTTCAAAAATGAAGTGCAATCG aCGAATCCGGAAATGTATTATACCCACCAATCGCTACACAACTTTTTACCGCAAATTCTTCTTAAATCCATGTAA
- the Gale gene encoding UDP-galactose 4'-epimerase gives MLRQKSTRNTSRRNSPVGYGLLGSPCCHHEKTMTNKSWNVLVTGGAGYIGSHTVLELLQADFKVVVIDNFSNAYKGNNDSKAECLVRVEKITNKKITFIRCDITNINELRDVFKEYTFHCVIHFAALKAVGESCEKPLEYYETNVGGTLNLLKVMIEHNVKRLIYSSSATVYGTPEKLPLGENMNTGNCTNPYGKTKYMVEEILKDLCISDKAWSIVSLRYFNPVGAHSSGQIGEDPNGIPNNLMPYIAQVSVGKREMLYVYGNDYDTPDGTGVRDYIHIMDLAAGHVKAMIYQKTRNPTGFKAINLGTGKGYSVLEVIHAFEKASGRKIPYKIVDRRPGDIAASYADASIANKELGWQATKNIDDMCIDTWNWQQNNPNGYKS, from the exons ATGCTTAGGCAGAAATCGACAAGAAACACAAGTAGAAGAAATTCACCCGTGGGATATGGTCTCCTAGGATCTCCTTGTTGCCAT CACGAAAAAACAATGACAAACAAATCTTGGAATGTACTGGTGACGGGTGGTGCTGGTTACATTGGTTCTCACACAGTATTGGAACTATTGCAAGCAGATTTTAAGGTGGTGGTAATAGACAACTTTAGTAATGCTTATAAAG GAAATAATGATTCAAAAGCAGAATGTCTGGTGAGAGTTGAAAaaataacaaacaaaaaaattacatttattcgTTGTGATATAACAAATATCAACGAATTACGAGATGTATTTAAAGAG TATACTTTTCATTGTGTCATACATTTTGCTGCTTTGAAAGCTGTGGGTGAATCCTGCGAGAAACCACTAGAATATTATGAAACAAATGTTGGTGGAACACTGAATTTGTTAAAAGTTATGATAGAGCATAATGTAAAGCGCTTAATTTATTCAAGTAGTGCCACTGTTTATGGAACCCCTGAAAAGCTACCATTAGGTGAAAATATGAATACTGGAAATTGCACGAATCCATATGGAAAGACAAAATACATGGTCGAAGAAATTTTAAAAGACCTGTGTATTTCAGATAAG GCATGGTCCATTGTGTCTCTAAGATATTTTAATCCAGTTGGAGCTCATTCCTCTGGACAAATAGGAGAAGATCCTAAtggaattccaaataatttaatGCCATATATTGCTCAAGTATCTGTTGGAAAAAGGGAAATGCTATATGTTTATGGTAATGATTATGATACCCCTGATGGAACAG GAGTCCGTGATTATATTCATATTATGGATTTGGCAGCAGGCCATGTAAAAGCAATGATTTATCAAAAAACTCGTAATCCAACTGGATTTAAAGCAATCAATTTGGGCACTGGAAAGGGTTATTCTGTACTTGAAGTTATACATGCATTTGAAAAGGCATCAGGACGAAAAATACCGTATAAAATAGTTGACCGTAGACCAGGAGATATAGCTGCCAGTTATGCAGATGCTAGCATAGCTAACAAGGAATTAGGTTGGCAAGCCACGAAAAATATAGATGATATGT GTATAGATACATGGAACTGGCAACAAAATAATCCAAACGGTTACAAATCTTAA
- the Med4 gene encoding mediator complex subunit 4 — protein sequence MASGKSTREVLLSLIDDIELITKEMIENTIAQKLSKLSSEEHAQLTELLIAKDDELKATLKRAAEQAKINLKMEALKVEVERQDQDIRQLQQQLKEAEQILATAIYQAKQKLQSIARANKRPVPSEELIKYAHRISASNAICAPLTWQQGDPRRPYPTDIEMRLGYLGRLSDLPLNGQMLGSHPGIPADLHRAGHPVGEPPVSQANQFAWHPSGEIHMSVSGQGSVAMNTHKQETEDVEVMSTDSSSSSSSDSQ from the exons ATGGCTTCTGGTAAGAGCACCAGAGAGGTTTTGTTATCTCTTATCGATGACATCGAACTAATAACAAA AGAAATGATAGAAAACACAATCGCTCAAAAGCTTTCAAAACTCTCGAGCGAGGAACACGCTCAGCTGACTGAATTATTGATTGCCAAAGACGACGAGTTAAAAGCGACTTTGAAACGTGCTGCCGAGCAagcgaaaattaatttaaaaatggaaGCTTTAAAAGTAGAGGTTGAAAGGCAGGATCAAGATATTCGGCAATTACAGCAGCAATTAAAAGAAGCTGAACAAATTCTAGCTACAGCTATTTATCAAGCAAAACAAAAGCTACAATCCATTGCTCGTGCCAATAAAAGGCCAGTTCCCTCAGAGGAACTGATTAAGTATGCACACAGAATAAGTGCATCAAATGCTATTTGTGCACCACTTACATGGCAACAAGGAGATCCTAGGAGACCATATCCCACGG ATATCGAAATGAGATTGGGATATCTTGGACGACTAAGTGATCTTCCTTTGAATGGACAGATGTTAGGTTCCCACCCTGGAATACCAGCAGATTTGCATAGAGCTGGGCATCCTGTGGGTG AACCACCAGTGTCACAGGCCAATCAATTTGCATGGCACCCTTCTGGTGAAATTCATATGTCAGTGAGTGGGCAAGGAAGTGTTGCTATGAACACTCATAAACAGGAAACAGAGGATGTAGAAGTTATGTCTACAGATTCTTCAAGTAGTTCCTCCAGTGACTCTCAATGA